A stretch of the Luteimonas sp. JM171 genome encodes the following:
- the napF gene encoding ferredoxin-type protein NapF: MARTDSALPSPSRRAFLRGRARAETPLRPPWALAEGDFTNMCTACHACLSACPEKVLVRGSGGYPVFDPGRGECTFCGACEAACEPRALQRDAGQAPWTLVAHASGACLPLQGVVCRSCRDACGEDAIAFAPGALQAPAIDTDRCTGCGACVGTCPASAISLQARPRAEAA; this comes from the coding sequence ATGGCCCGGACGGACTCCGCCCTGCCTTCGCCGTCGCGCCGCGCCTTCCTGCGTGGGCGGGCGCGCGCCGAGACACCGCTGCGGCCGCCGTGGGCGCTGGCGGAAGGCGACTTCACCAACATGTGCACCGCCTGCCATGCCTGCCTGTCCGCCTGCCCGGAAAAGGTGCTGGTGCGCGGCAGCGGCGGCTATCCGGTGTTCGACCCGGGCCGCGGCGAGTGCACCTTTTGCGGCGCGTGCGAAGCGGCCTGCGAGCCGCGCGCCCTGCAGCGTGACGCCGGCCAGGCGCCCTGGACCCTGGTCGCGCACGCCTCCGGCGCCTGCCTGCCGCTGCAGGGCGTGGTGTGCCGCAGTTGCCGCGACGCCTGTGGCGAGGACGCCATCGCCTTCGCGCCCGGTGCGCTCCAGGCCCCGGCCATCGACACCGATCGCTGCACCGGCTGTGGCGCCTGCGTGGGCACCTGCCCGGCCTCGGCGATCAGCCTGCAGGCCCGGCCGCGGGCGGAGGCCGCATGA
- a CDS encoding error-prone DNA polymerase has translation MAARVVRMSAGYAELHCLSNFSFQRGASSARELFERAKHHGYQALAITDECTLAGIVRAWQAAKDVGLPLVTGSEMRVEGGPKLVLLAEELAGYQALCRIITAARRRAPKGEYRLLREDFEEGVDGLLALWVPDGHVEPRDADWLRALFPQRLWIAVELHREAGDAQKLARLQALGERLGLPLVAAGDVHMHARGRRALQDVMTAIRHRTTVAEAGWRLFPNGERHLRPLRALAGLYPPGLLEESVRIARRCRFDLGELRYQYPHELVPAGHTATSWLRQLTEEGLPWRWPGGVPEKARALAEKELALIAELGYESYFLTVHDIVRFARGRGILCQGRGSAANSVVCYALGITAIDPDRIGMLFERFISRERNEPPDIDVDFEHERREEVIQYVFERYGRHRAALTAIASSYRGAGAVRDVARALGLPPDQIDALSACVGKWSDTLPAPERLREHGFDPDSPLMRRVLVLAGELIGFPRHLSQHPGGFVISEQPLHALVPVENATMEGRTVVQWDKDDLDALGLLKVDVLALGMLTALRKTFDLVRRHHGHDWDLATIPASDDATWEMIGRADTIGTFQIESRAQMAMLPRLRPREFYDLVIQVAIVRPGPIQGDMVHPYLRRRSGEEPVTYPSPELKKVFERTLGVPLFQEQVMELAIVAADYTPGEADGLRRSMAAWKRHGGLEHHRELLISRMLANGYSGEFAERIFEQIKGFGSYGFPESHAASFALLTWASCWLRQNYPVAFACALINSQPMGFYSPDQILQDLRRHGHQVRPVDVRWSGWDCSLEADGNDRFALRMGLRMVRGFREEDALRIGRERAVRGFASVEDLCERAGLDARARALLADSGALRGLAGHRHRARWAVAGVEERRPLLGASAQPRERQVALPLPSVGQDLEADYATVGTTLGRHPVSLLRARLRARRCLGSRDLPGVAHGRSIRAAGLVVGRQRPQTASGVTFITLEDEHGMINVVVWRQLAERQRRPFLEARLLMVEGTLEVEGEVRHLVARRLHDLTPLLGNLDTRSRDFH, from the coding sequence GTGGCTGCACGGGTGGTTCGCATGAGCGCGGGCTACGCCGAGCTGCACTGCCTGTCGAACTTCAGCTTCCAGCGCGGGGCCTCGAGCGCGCGCGAACTGTTCGAGCGCGCAAAACACCATGGCTACCAGGCCCTGGCGATCACCGACGAGTGCACCCTGGCCGGGATCGTGCGCGCCTGGCAGGCGGCGAAGGATGTCGGCCTGCCCCTGGTCACCGGCAGCGAGATGCGGGTGGAAGGCGGACCGAAGCTGGTGCTGCTGGCCGAGGAACTGGCTGGCTACCAGGCGCTGTGCCGGATCATCACCGCCGCCCGCCGGCGCGCGCCCAAGGGCGAATACCGGCTGCTGCGCGAGGATTTCGAGGAGGGCGTTGATGGCCTGCTGGCGCTTTGGGTGCCGGACGGGCACGTCGAACCCCGCGACGCGGACTGGCTGCGGGCGCTGTTCCCGCAGCGGCTGTGGATTGCGGTGGAGCTGCACCGCGAAGCGGGCGATGCGCAGAAGCTGGCCCGCCTGCAGGCGCTGGGCGAACGCCTGGGCCTGCCGCTGGTGGCCGCCGGCGACGTGCACATGCACGCGCGCGGGCGGCGCGCGCTGCAGGACGTGATGACCGCCATCCGCCACCGCACCACCGTCGCCGAAGCCGGCTGGCGCCTGTTCCCCAACGGCGAGCGCCACCTGCGGCCGCTGCGCGCGCTGGCCGGGCTGTACCCGCCGGGGCTGCTGGAAGAAAGCGTGCGCATCGCGCGCCGCTGCCGCTTCGACCTGGGTGAGCTGCGCTACCAGTATCCGCACGAGCTGGTCCCCGCAGGCCATACCGCCACGTCCTGGCTGCGCCAGCTCACCGAAGAGGGCCTGCCCTGGCGCTGGCCCGGCGGGGTGCCGGAAAAGGCCCGGGCGCTGGCGGAAAAGGAGCTCGCGCTGATCGCCGAGCTGGGCTACGAAAGCTACTTCCTCACCGTGCACGACATTGTGCGCTTCGCCCGCGGCCGCGGGATCCTCTGCCAGGGCCGCGGCTCGGCCGCCAACTCGGTGGTCTGCTACGCGCTGGGCATCACCGCGATCGACCCGGACCGCATCGGCATGCTGTTCGAGCGCTTCATCTCGCGCGAGCGCAACGAGCCGCCGGACATCGACGTGGACTTCGAGCACGAGCGGCGCGAGGAGGTGATCCAGTACGTGTTCGAGCGCTACGGCCGCCACCGCGCCGCGCTGACCGCGATCGCCAGCAGCTACCGCGGCGCCGGCGCGGTGCGCGACGTGGCCCGCGCCCTGGGGTTGCCGCCGGACCAGATCGACGCGCTGTCGGCCTGCGTGGGCAAGTGGAGCGACACGCTGCCCGCCCCCGAGCGCCTGCGCGAACACGGGTTTGATCCCGACAGCCCGCTGATGCGCCGGGTGCTGGTGCTGGCCGGGGAGCTGATCGGCTTCCCGCGCCACCTCTCGCAGCACCCGGGCGGCTTCGTGATTTCAGAGCAGCCCCTGCACGCGCTGGTGCCGGTGGAGAACGCGACCATGGAAGGGCGCACCGTGGTGCAGTGGGACAAGGACGACCTCGACGCGCTGGGCCTGCTGAAGGTGGACGTGCTGGCGCTGGGCATGCTGACCGCGCTGCGCAAGACCTTCGACCTGGTGCGCCGGCACCACGGCCACGACTGGGACCTGGCCACCATCCCGGCTTCCGATGACGCCACCTGGGAGATGATCGGCCGCGCCGACACCATCGGCACCTTCCAGATCGAATCGCGCGCGCAGATGGCGATGCTGCCGCGCCTGCGGCCCCGGGAGTTCTATGACCTGGTCATCCAGGTGGCGATCGTGCGGCCCGGGCCGATCCAGGGCGACATGGTCCATCCCTACCTGCGCCGGCGCAGCGGCGAGGAACCGGTGACCTATCCCTCGCCGGAGCTGAAGAAGGTGTTCGAGCGCACCCTGGGCGTGCCGCTGTTCCAGGAGCAGGTGATGGAGCTGGCGATCGTCGCCGCCGACTACACCCCCGGCGAGGCCGACGGCCTGCGCCGCTCGATGGCGGCCTGGAAGCGCCACGGCGGGCTCGAACACCACCGCGAACTGCTCATCAGCCGCATGCTCGCCAACGGCTACAGCGGCGAGTTCGCCGAGCGCATCTTCGAGCAGATCAAGGGCTTCGGCAGCTACGGCTTCCCGGAATCGCACGCGGCCAGCTTCGCCCTGCTCACCTGGGCCAGCTGCTGGCTCCGGCAGAACTACCCGGTCGCGTTCGCCTGTGCGTTGATCAACAGCCAGCCGATGGGCTTCTACAGCCCCGACCAGATCCTGCAGGACCTGCGCCGCCACGGCCACCAGGTGCGGCCGGTGGACGTGCGGTGGAGCGGCTGGGACTGCAGCCTGGAAGCCGATGGAAACGACCGCTTCGCGCTGCGCATGGGACTGCGGATGGTGCGCGGGTTCCGCGAGGAGGATGCGCTGCGCATCGGGCGCGAGCGCGCGGTGCGCGGTTTCGCCAGCGTGGAAGACCTGTGCGAACGCGCCGGCCTGGACGCCCGCGCGCGCGCGCTGCTGGCTGATTCGGGCGCCCTGCGCGGCCTGGCGGGACACCGCCACCGCGCGCGCTGGGCGGTGGCCGGGGTGGAAGAGCGCCGGCCGCTGCTGGGCGCGTCCGCGCAGCCGCGCGAGCGCCAGGTGGCGTTGCCGCTGCCCAGCGTGGGCCAGGACCTGGAGGCCGACTACGCCACCGTGGGCACCACCCTGGGCCGGCACCCGGTGTCGCTGCTGCGCGCGCGGCTGCGGGCCCGGCGCTGCCTGGGGTCCCGGGACCTGCCCGGCGTGGCGCATGGGCGCAGCATCCGCGCCGCGGGGCTGGTGGTGGGCCGGCAGCGGCCGCAGACCGCCAGCGGCGTCACCTTCATCACCCTGGAAGACGAGCACGGGATGATCAACGTGGTGGTCTGGCGCCAGCTGGCCGAACGCCAGCGGCGCCCGTTCCTGGAAGCGCGGCTGCTGATGGTGGAAGGCACGCTGGAAGTGGAGGGCGAGGTGCGGCACCTGGTGGCCCGGCGCCTGCATGACCTGACCCCGCTGCTGGGCAACCTGGACACCCGCAGCCGCGATTTCCACTGA
- the imuA gene encoding translesion DNA synthesis-associated protein ImuA encodes MGAVVAIDALLDQRRVWKGRPATRPASGQPTGHAGLDAALPIGGWPEGALSEILIPADGVGELRLLWPVLARLTRAGERVVLVAPPYVPFAPAWQAAGVDLRQLEMVEAASPRDALWAAEQCLRSGSCGAVLCWPAKADDRALRRLQVAAEAGRTLGFATRPLEAARNPSPAALRIAIDARPAQLRVLKCRGGLAPPQAIPLEAEAAAAMAHGPSATVHALGRPGG; translated from the coding sequence ATGGGCGCGGTGGTGGCGATCGATGCGCTGTTGGACCAGCGCCGGGTCTGGAAGGGACGGCCGGCGACGCGGCCGGCGTCCGGGCAGCCGACCGGGCACGCGGGGCTGGATGCGGCGCTGCCGATCGGCGGCTGGCCGGAGGGGGCGCTGAGCGAGATCCTGATCCCGGCCGACGGGGTGGGCGAGCTGCGGCTGCTGTGGCCGGTGCTGGCGCGGCTGACCCGGGCGGGCGAGCGGGTGGTGTTGGTGGCGCCGCCGTACGTGCCGTTCGCGCCGGCCTGGCAGGCGGCGGGGGTGGACCTGCGGCAACTGGAGATGGTGGAGGCGGCTTCGCCGCGCGATGCGCTGTGGGCCGCCGAGCAGTGCCTGCGTTCGGGCAGCTGCGGGGCGGTGCTGTGCTGGCCGGCGAAGGCCGATGACCGCGCGCTGCGGCGGCTGCAGGTGGCGGCGGAGGCGGGGCGCACGCTGGGGTTCGCCACCCGGCCGCTGGAGGCGGCGCGCAATCCTTCGCCGGCGGCGCTGCGGATTGCGATCGATGCGCGGCCGGCGCAGCTGCGGGTGCTCAAGTGCCGGGGCGGTCTGGCGCCGCCGCAGGCGATCCCGCTGGAGGCGGAGGCAGCGGCCGCGATGGCGCACGGTCCATCGGCCACCGTGCATGCCCTGGGCCGGCCGGGAGGCTGA
- a CDS encoding trimeric intracellular cation channel family protein — MSFAFVTLLDFIGTFAFAISGRLVAVRHRLDLFGVLVLSFAAATAGGMTRDVVLGVTPVAVADWRYLALSIAAGLLTFFRHEQVESLRNPVQISDAIGLALFAVIGSDKALHAGVGPVGAIMMGILSGIGGGIVRDVLVAQVPTVLRYELYALAALAASVVMVTGHELGLPHVPVSVAGATLCFTLRWLAIRKGWRLPVAGGREEP; from the coding sequence ATGAGCTTCGCCTTCGTCACCCTCCTGGACTTCATCGGCACCTTCGCCTTCGCCATCAGCGGCCGCCTCGTCGCCGTCCGCCACCGCCTCGACCTCTTCGGCGTCCTGGTCCTCTCGTTTGCCGCCGCCACCGCCGGCGGCATGACCCGCGACGTCGTCCTCGGCGTCACCCCCGTCGCCGTCGCCGACTGGCGCTACCTCGCCCTCTCGATCGCCGCCGGCCTGCTCACCTTCTTCCGCCACGAACAGGTCGAAAGCCTCCGCAACCCCGTCCAGATCTCCGACGCCATCGGCCTGGCCCTCTTCGCCGTCATCGGCTCCGACAAGGCCCTGCACGCCGGCGTCGGCCCCGTGGGCGCCATCATGATGGGCATCCTCTCCGGCATCGGCGGCGGCATCGTCCGCGACGTGCTCGTCGCCCAGGTCCCCACCGTCCTGCGCTACGAGCTCTACGCCCTGGCCGCCCTCGCCGCCTCCGTGGTCATGGTCACCGGCCACGAACTCGGCCTGCCCCACGTCCCCGTCTCGGTCGCCGGCGCCACCCTCTGCTTCACCTTGCGCTGGCTCGCCATCCGCAAGGGCTGGCGCCTGCCGGTCGCCGGCGGCCGCGAGGAACCTTAA
- the lexA gene encoding transcriptional repressor LexA, with protein MSPSLTPRRAAVLSFIRDRVAGHGQPPTLAEIAAACGLASRGAARKHVLALAEAGLVEVAPGQARGVRPAGMRARADLLRVPVLGRVAAGAPIGADAGLADTLTLDSRLFSAVPDYLLRVEGDSMIDDGILDGDLVGVKRTPDARDGQTVVARLDGELTIKRLARSADALRLLPRNPAYAPITVEPGQDFAVEGVFCGLVRRG; from the coding sequence ATGAGTCCTTCCCTCACTCCCCGCCGCGCCGCCGTCCTTTCCTTCATCCGTGACCGGGTGGCCGGCCATGGCCAGCCGCCGACCCTGGCGGAGATTGCGGCTGCCTGCGGGCTGGCTTCGCGCGGGGCGGCGCGCAAGCACGTGCTGGCGCTGGCCGAGGCGGGGCTGGTGGAGGTTGCACCGGGGCAGGCGCGTGGGGTGAGACCGGCGGGGATGCGGGCGCGGGCGGACCTGCTGCGGGTGCCGGTGCTGGGCCGGGTGGCGGCGGGCGCGCCGATCGGGGCGGATGCCGGGCTTGCGGACACGCTGACCCTGGATTCGCGGCTGTTCTCGGCGGTGCCCGATTACCTGCTGCGGGTCGAGGGCGATTCGATGATCGACGACGGGATCCTCGACGGCGACCTGGTGGGGGTGAAGCGCACGCCCGACGCGCGGGACGGGCAGACGGTGGTGGCGCGGCTGGACGGAGAGCTGACGATCAAGCGGCTGGCGCGTTCGGCCGATGCGCTGCGGCTGCTGCCGCGCAATCCGGCGTATGCGCCGATCACCGTGGAGCCGGGACAGGACTTCGCGGTGGAAGGGGTGTTCTGCGGGCTGGTGCGGCGGGGCTGA
- a CDS encoding DNA polymerase Y family protein, whose amino-acid sequence MRWACILLPRLALDGAQRRCADPDAPLALVSGARQRRVLHAVNPAARALGLRRGMALTAAQALANGFATMDHDPAEEARWHRFLAAWAYRFSSQVSTRWPHALVLEIGGSLGLFGPWPRFEARLRGELEQLGFGHRIVAAPNPVAARALANAHDGLAVGDGAPLRRALGQLPVERAGFAPEAAEALARMGMRTLRQVWALPREGLARRFPAEVLRHLDELADEREVALDWYRPPDRFDQRIELGHEVESSQALLFPLRRLTADLAAYLAGRDGGVQRFVLKLEHEDRAATRVPVGLLAPERDPALLFELARGRLEQAPVQAPVQAIALVAGELPPFVPAHRELFDERPQQVMAWEQLRERLRARLGEASVHGLRVRADHRPEKAWGPETGAGAEPAAMPPRPGWLLPRPIPLRGPSPQLLEGGERIETGWWDGGDVRRDYRRARLSTGQQAWVFQPVPGGDGWWLHGWFA is encoded by the coding sequence ATGCGCTGGGCCTGCATCCTGCTGCCGCGGCTTGCGCTGGACGGCGCGCAGCGGCGCTGTGCCGATCCCGATGCGCCGCTGGCGCTGGTCTCGGGCGCACGCCAGCGGCGGGTGCTGCATGCGGTCAATCCGGCGGCGCGGGCGCTGGGCCTGCGGCGGGGGATGGCGCTGACCGCGGCGCAGGCGCTGGCGAACGGTTTCGCCACGATGGACCACGACCCGGCGGAGGAGGCGCGCTGGCACCGGTTCCTGGCGGCCTGGGCCTACCGCTTCAGCTCGCAGGTCAGCACCCGCTGGCCGCATGCGCTGGTGCTGGAGATCGGCGGCAGCCTGGGGCTGTTCGGGCCGTGGCCGCGGTTCGAGGCGCGCTTGCGCGGGGAGCTGGAGCAGCTGGGCTTCGGCCACCGGATCGTGGCCGCGCCCAACCCGGTGGCGGCGCGGGCGCTGGCCAATGCCCATGACGGATTGGCGGTTGGCGACGGGGCACCGCTGCGGCGGGCGCTGGGGCAGCTGCCGGTGGAGCGCGCGGGCTTTGCGCCGGAGGCGGCGGAAGCGCTGGCGCGCATGGGCATGCGCACGTTGCGACAGGTGTGGGCGCTGCCGCGCGAGGGTCTTGCGCGGCGGTTTCCCGCCGAGGTGCTGCGGCATCTGGACGAGCTGGCGGACGAGCGCGAGGTGGCGCTGGACTGGTACCGGCCGCCGGACCGGTTCGACCAGCGCATCGAGCTGGGCCACGAGGTGGAGTCCTCGCAGGCGCTGCTGTTCCCGCTGCGGCGGCTGACCGCGGACCTGGCGGCGTACCTGGCCGGGCGCGATGGCGGCGTGCAGCGGTTCGTGCTGAAGCTTGAGCACGAGGACCGCGCGGCCACGCGGGTGCCGGTGGGGCTGCTGGCGCCCGAGCGCGATCCGGCACTGCTGTTCGAACTGGCACGCGGGCGGCTGGAGCAGGCGCCGGTGCAGGCGCCGGTGCAGGCGATCGCGCTGGTGGCCGGGGAACTGCCGCCGTTCGTGCCCGCGCACCGCGAGCTGTTCGACGAGCGCCCGCAGCAGGTGATGGCCTGGGAGCAGCTGCGCGAGCGGCTGCGCGCCCGGCTGGGCGAGGCGTCCGTGCACGGGCTGCGGGTGCGTGCGGACCACCGGCCGGAAAAGGCGTGGGGCCCGGAAACCGGCGCCGGCGCGGAGCCGGCCGCCATGCCGCCGCGGCCGGGCTGGCTGCTGCCGCGGCCGATCCCGCTGCGCGGCCCGTCGCCGCAGCTGCTGGAAGGCGGTGAGCGCATCGAGACCGGCTGGTGGGACGGCGGCGACGTGCGCCGTGACTACCGCCGCGCACGCCTGTCCACCGGCCAGCAGGCCTGGGTGTTCCAGCCGGTGCCGGGCGGGGACGGGTGGTGGCTGCACGGGTGGTTCGCATGA
- a CDS encoding periplasmic nitrate reductase, NapE protein — MHTRDEPPSKRRELLMFLLITVVLFPLLSVMLVGAFGFSIWFWQILTGPPGPPGA; from the coding sequence ATGCACACCAGGGACGAGCCGCCGTCAAAGCGCCGGGAACTGCTGATGTTCCTGTTGATCACCGTGGTGCTGTTCCCGCTGCTCTCGGTGATGCTGGTGGGTGCATTCGGGTTCTCGATCTGGTTCTGGCAGATCCTCACCGGCCCCCCGGGCCCGCCGGGGGCCTGA
- the queD gene encoding 6-carboxytetrahydropterin synthase QueD codes for MRIFKVFTIEAAHRLPNVPEGHKCARLHGHSFRIELHVAGEPGEHTGWVMDFADVKAAFEPLYRQLDHHYLNDIEGLENPTSEQLAIWIWDRLKPVLPALDEVVIHETCTAGCSYRGS; via the coding sequence ATGCGCATCTTCAAGGTCTTCACCATCGAGGCCGCCCACCGGCTCCCCAACGTGCCCGAGGGCCACAAGTGCGCGCGCCTGCATGGGCATTCGTTCCGCATCGAGCTGCACGTGGCCGGCGAACCCGGAGAGCACACGGGCTGGGTGATGGACTTCGCCGACGTCAAGGCGGCCTTCGAGCCGCTCTACCGCCAGCTCGACCACCACTATCTCAACGACATCGAAGGGCTTGAGAACCCGACCAGCGAACAGCTGGCGATCTGGATCTGGGATCGGCTCAAGCCCGTGCTGCCGGCGCTGGACGAGGTGGTGATCCACGAAACCTGCACCGCGGGCTGCAGCTACCGCGGCTCCTGA
- a CDS encoding phasin family protein, whose protein sequence is MTQYTQYNEQIAAATRQLADTAAQVNQLALQNAEKVFALQMGILEENTNAAFAFLGELAQVRDADGYKSLWPKGVQVARENVERSINAGQEAFATSLKTGEAIGQIAKGQIEAATAQAQGAADKATRTARKA, encoded by the coding sequence ATGACCCAGTACACCCAGTACAACGAGCAGATCGCCGCCGCCACCCGCCAGCTGGCGGACACCGCGGCCCAGGTCAACCAGCTTGCGCTGCAGAACGCCGAGAAGGTGTTCGCGCTGCAGATGGGCATCCTGGAAGAGAACACCAACGCCGCCTTCGCCTTCCTGGGCGAGCTGGCCCAGGTCCGCGACGCCGACGGCTACAAGAGCCTGTGGCCGAAGGGCGTGCAGGTTGCGCGCGAGAACGTCGAGCGCAGCATCAACGCCGGCCAGGAAGCTTTCGCCACCTCGCTCAAGACCGGCGAGGCCATCGGCCAGATCGCCAAGGGCCAGATCGAGGCCGCCACCGCGCAGGCGCAGGGTGCCGCCGACAAGGCCACCAGGACCGCCCGCAAGGCCTGA
- a CDS encoding bifunctional acetate--CoA ligase family protein/GNAT family N-acetyltransferase, which produces MSTYAIDAVFSPKSVVLVGASPRERSLGRLVLRQLLDGGFAGPVGVVNARYREIEGVRTVRRMQELDFRPDLVLIAVPPRAVAKVAATAADCGARAAVVLTRGMGSGPGSFNAALRDVARPRGLRIVGPNCLGVVAPHSKLYASFAASRAPAGDLALVSQSGAVGAAVTEWAASRGIGFSAAVSLGDAIDVDFADMLDWFAVDRHTRAILLYLEHVADARKFLSAARAAARAKPVVVVKPGRHAPHTRAPRTHAAALALPDRVYDSAFRRAGLLRVHALDELFAAAETLSHLVTLPGNRLAVLTNGLGTGMLALDRLVDAGGRPARLSAQTMETLDARFQRGWSRRNPVDVLGDADGERYAQGLEALLADGDTDAVLAIHVPTVLSVPEETARAVAATVQASKGKSRRKPTLAVWMGGDGSAARILGEAGVPTYATEAEAVQGFMYLARHRQAQIALRETPPSLPDDFSVDVDGARSLVRAALQAGREWLDPVEVAALFAAYGIPIAPSVIAADPEGAVEAAAPLLGSGTPVAVKILSPDIPHKSDVDGVRLNLVSAEAVREAARDILRRARELRPGARLDGVTVQPMILRPKARELICGIADDPVFGPVVVFGRGGTAVEIVDDKALALPPLDLRLAHELIGRTRVSRILKAYRDVPAADEREVALLLVKLAQLAADLPEVSEVDINPLLADRDGVVAVDARVSIAPSRRLHRGRGHPRFAVLPYPREWERTITRADGKPAFVRPVRPEDEAMFRAFFEKVSQDDLRLRFFQAVKDFSHEFIARLTQLDYARQMALAAIDPETGEMLGAVRLVSDANYDRGEYGIMVRSDLKGAGLGWQLMQIMIEVAGWLGLNVIEGQVLRENTTMLSMCRRLGFNVAPDPDDMSVMLVTLPVEKPDSPL; this is translated from the coding sequence GTGAGTACCTACGCCATCGATGCGGTTTTCTCCCCGAAGTCGGTCGTGCTGGTTGGCGCCAGCCCGCGCGAGCGCTCGCTGGGGCGGCTGGTGCTGCGGCAGCTGCTCGACGGCGGCTTCGCCGGCCCGGTCGGGGTGGTCAACGCGCGCTACCGGGAGATCGAGGGCGTGCGCACGGTGCGCCGGATGCAGGAACTGGATTTCAGGCCGGACCTGGTGCTGATCGCGGTGCCGCCCAGGGCAGTGGCCAAGGTGGCCGCGACCGCCGCCGACTGCGGGGCGCGCGCGGCCGTGGTGCTGACCCGCGGCATGGGCAGCGGGCCGGGCTCGTTCAACGCCGCGCTCAGGGACGTGGCGCGCCCGCGCGGGCTGCGCATCGTGGGCCCCAACTGCCTGGGCGTCGTGGCCCCGCACTCGAAGCTGTACGCAAGCTTCGCCGCCAGCCGCGCGCCGGCCGGCGACCTGGCGCTGGTATCGCAGTCCGGCGCGGTGGGCGCGGCGGTCACCGAGTGGGCGGCCAGCCGGGGCATCGGGTTCTCGGCGGCGGTGTCGCTGGGTGATGCGATCGACGTCGACTTCGCCGACATGCTCGACTGGTTTGCGGTCGATCGCCATACCCGCGCGATCCTGCTCTACCTGGAACACGTGGCCGATGCGCGCAAGTTCCTGTCCGCTGCGCGCGCCGCCGCCCGGGCCAAGCCGGTGGTGGTGGTCAAGCCCGGGCGCCACGCGCCGCACACCCGTGCGCCGCGCACGCACGCGGCGGCGCTGGCGCTTCCCGACCGGGTGTACGACAGCGCGTTCCGGCGCGCCGGCCTGCTGCGGGTGCACGCGCTGGATGAACTGTTCGCCGCCGCCGAGACGCTCTCGCACCTGGTGACCCTGCCGGGCAACCGGCTGGCGGTGCTCACCAACGGCCTGGGCACCGGGATGCTGGCGCTCGACCGGCTGGTGGATGCGGGCGGACGTCCGGCGCGGCTGTCGGCGCAGACCATGGAGACGCTGGACGCGCGCTTCCAGCGCGGCTGGTCGCGGCGCAATCCGGTCGACGTGCTGGGCGATGCCGACGGTGAGCGCTACGCGCAGGGACTGGAGGCGCTGCTGGCCGATGGCGATACCGATGCGGTCCTGGCGATCCACGTGCCCACGGTACTGTCCGTGCCGGAGGAAACAGCCAGGGCCGTCGCCGCGACCGTACAGGCAAGCAAGGGCAAATCCCGTCGCAAACCCACGCTTGCGGTGTGGATGGGCGGCGACGGCAGCGCGGCGCGCATCCTTGGCGAGGCCGGGGTGCCCACCTACGCCACCGAGGCCGAGGCGGTGCAGGGCTTCATGTACCTGGCGCGCCACCGCCAGGCACAGATCGCGCTGCGCGAGACACCACCCAGCCTGCCCGACGATTTCAGCGTCGACGTGGACGGCGCCCGCTCGCTGGTGCGCGCGGCGCTGCAGGCCGGGCGCGAGTGGCTGGATCCGGTGGAGGTGGCGGCGCTGTTCGCGGCCTATGGCATCCCGATCGCCCCCAGCGTGATCGCAGCCGATCCGGAGGGCGCCGTGGAGGCGGCGGCGCCGCTGCTGGGTTCGGGAACGCCGGTGGCGGTGAAGATCCTCTCGCCCGACATCCCGCACAAGTCGGACGTGGACGGGGTGCGCTTGAACCTGGTCAGCGCGGAGGCGGTGCGCGAGGCGGCGCGGGACATCCTGCGGCGGGCGCGGGAATTGCGCCCCGGCGCGCGCCTGGACGGCGTGACCGTGCAGCCGATGATCCTGCGGCCAAAGGCGCGCGAGCTGATCTGCGGCATCGCCGACGATCCGGTGTTCGGGCCGGTGGTGGTGTTCGGGCGCGGCGGCACGGCGGTGGAGATCGTCGATGACAAGGCGCTGGCGCTGCCGCCGCTGGACCTGCGTCTGGCCCACGAGCTGATCGGCCGAACCCGGGTGTCGCGCATCCTCAAGGCCTACCGCGACGTGCCCGCGGCCGACGAGCGCGAGGTGGCGCTGCTGCTGGTGAAGCTGGCGCAGCTGGCGGCGGACCTGCCGGAGGTGAGCGAGGTGGACATCAACCCGCTGCTGGCCGACCGGGACGGGGTGGTGGCGGTGGATGCGCGGGTGTCGATCGCGCCGTCACGGCGATTGCACCGCGGCCGCGGGCATCCGCGCTTCGCGGTGCTGCCGTATCCACGCGAGTGGGAGCGCACGATTACCCGCGCCGATGGCAAGCCGGCGTTCGTGCGGCCGGTGCGGCCGGAGGACGAGGCGATGTTCCGCGCGTTCTTCGAGAAGGTGTCCCAGGACGACCTGCGGCTGCGGTTCTTCCAGGCGGTCAAGGATTTCAGCCACGAGTTCATCGCCCGGCTGACCCAGCTCGACTATGCGCGGCAGATGGCGCTGGCGGCGATTGATCCGGAGACGGGGGAGATGCTGGGCGCTGTGCGGCTGGTGTCGGACGCGAACTACGACCGGGGCGAGTACGGGATCATGGTGCGTTCGGACCTGAAGGGGGCCGGGCTGGGCTGGCAGCTGATGCAGATCATGATCGAGGTGGCCGGCTGGCTGGGGCTGAACGTGATCGAGGGGCAGGTGCTGCGTGAGAACACGACCATGCTGTCGATGTGCCGGCGCCTGGGCTTCAACGTCGCGCCGGACCCCGACGACATGTCGGTCATGCTCGTCACCCTGCCCGTCGAGAAGCCGGATTCCCCCCTGTAA